The proteins below come from a single Limnobaculum xujianqingii genomic window:
- the ligA gene encoding NAD-dependent DNA ligase LigA codes for MESLKQRLIELCEQLRHHEYLYHVLDAPEIPDAEYDRLMRELRDIETAHPEWITDDSPTQRVGAAPLSAFEQVTHEVPMLSLDNVFDEQSYLAFDKRLHDRLKSDEEITFCCELKLDGLAVSLLYEDGRLVQGATRGDGTTGENITSNVRTIGAIPLRLTGENIPRRLEVRGEVFMPQSGFEQLNEHARRNHEKVFANPRNAAAGSLRQLDPRITAKRPLTFFCYGVGLIDGGELPDSHWERLMQFKRWGLPVSDRIRLCKGSQQVLDFYHQVQEQRPNLGFDIDGVVIKVDDLALQEELGFVAKAPRWATAFKFPAQEQMTVLRDVEFQVGRTGAITPVARLEPVTVAGVTVSNATLHNADEIARLGLCIGDTVVIRRAGDVIPQVVGVIASERPSDAKEIVFPTECPVCGSSVEKIEGEAVARCSGGLVCAAQRKEALKHFVSRRAMDVEGMGDKIIEQLVDKEYVHTPADLYRLSIGILSRLERMGPKSALNLVEALDKSKNTTFARFLFALGIREVGETTAANLANHFGSLEALQAADMDTLKTVQDVGEVVAKHTFNFLREEHNQKIINELTGPEIAIHWPAPVVIVAEEIDSPFAGKTVVLTGSLSQMSRDDAKARLIALGAKVSGSVSKKTDMVIAGEAAGSKLAKAQELDIPVIDEAEMIRLLGE; via the coding sequence ATGGAATCCCTTAAGCAACGTTTAATTGAACTCTGCGAACAACTGCGTCATCACGAATATCTGTACCATGTTCTTGATGCTCCAGAAATTCCTGATGCTGAGTACGATCGTCTGATGCGCGAACTGCGTGATATTGAGACTGCCCATCCTGAGTGGATAACCGATGATTCACCTACTCAAAGAGTTGGTGCCGCACCTTTGTCTGCGTTTGAGCAGGTTACCCATGAAGTTCCCATGTTATCGCTGGATAACGTATTTGATGAACAAAGTTACTTAGCTTTTGATAAACGCTTACACGATCGTTTAAAGAGTGATGAAGAGATAACGTTTTGCTGTGAGCTGAAGCTGGATGGCCTGGCTGTCAGTTTATTGTATGAGGATGGCCGACTGGTGCAGGGCGCTACTCGGGGAGATGGTACTACCGGAGAAAATATTACCTCAAATGTGCGGACGATTGGAGCTATTCCTTTACGCCTGACCGGGGAGAATATTCCACGTCGCCTTGAAGTTCGGGGGGAGGTCTTTATGCCACAGTCTGGTTTTGAACAACTAAATGAGCATGCCCGACGTAACCATGAAAAGGTATTTGCTAACCCGCGTAATGCGGCAGCAGGCTCTTTGCGGCAATTGGATCCAAGAATCACTGCTAAAAGACCACTGACTTTCTTTTGTTATGGTGTAGGACTGATTGATGGTGGAGAGCTTCCAGATAGTCACTGGGAGCGTTTGATGCAGTTTAAGCGTTGGGGATTACCTGTTAGCGATCGTATTCGATTATGTAAAGGTAGCCAGCAGGTATTAGATTTTTATCATCAGGTTCAGGAACAGCGTCCTAACCTTGGTTTTGATATTGATGGTGTTGTTATTAAGGTGGATGATTTAGCTCTGCAGGAAGAATTGGGTTTTGTAGCTAAAGCACCTCGTTGGGCAACGGCATTTAAATTTCCGGCTCAGGAACAGATGACGGTATTACGTGATGTCGAATTTCAGGTTGGGCGTACCGGTGCAATAACTCCGGTTGCTCGTCTGGAACCGGTTACCGTTGCTGGCGTTACGGTTAGCAATGCCACTTTGCATAACGCCGATGAAATTGCGCGTTTAGGGCTCTGTATTGGCGATACAGTGGTGATTCGTCGCGCAGGTGATGTTATTCCTCAGGTTGTGGGCGTTATCGCCTCAGAGCGCCCCTCAGACGCAAAAGAAATCGTTTTTCCAACCGAATGTCCGGTATGTGGCTCAAGTGTTGAAAAAATAGAGGGTGAAGCAGTAGCTCGTTGTAGTGGTGGTTTGGTTTGTGCTGCGCAAAGAAAAGAGGCTCTGAAGCATTTTGTCTCTCGTCGGGCAATGGATGTGGAAGGGATGGGGGACAAGATCATTGAGCAATTAGTGGATAAAGAGTATGTCCATACGCCAGCTGATCTATACCGCTTGTCGATTGGTATTCTGAGTCGCCTTGAGCGTATGGGGCCAAAGTCAGCACTGAATCTGGTTGAAGCGCTGGATAAATCAAAAAATACTACTTTTGCTCGTTTTCTGTTTGCTTTAGGTATTCGCGAAGTAGGGGAAACTACGGCAGCTAATCTTGCCAACCATTTTGGTTCTCTTGAGGCGTTGCAAGCTGCGGATATGGATACGCTTAAAACTGTACAGGACGTAGGGGAGGTTGTGGCAAAGCACACGTTCAATTTCCTGCGTGAAGAGCATAATCAAAAAATTATTAATGAGCTAACTGGTCCTGAAATTGCAATCCACTGGCCGGCACCTGTTGTGATTGTTGCTGAAGAGATTGACAGCCCTTTTGCCGGTAAAACAGTAGTGCTTACTGGTTCACTTAGTCAAATGTCCCGGGATGATGCTAAAGCCAGGTTGATTGCTTTAGGTGCGAAAGTTAGCGGAAGCGTATCGAAAAAAACGGATATGGTTATTGCCGGTGAAGCCGCAGGTTCAAAATTGGCTAAGGCTCAAGAGTTAGATATTCCGGTGATCGATGAGGCAGAGATGATTCGCTTACTTGGCGAATAA
- the cysZ gene encoding sulfate transporter CysZ, translating into MTIQSDQYGQTVKSGFYYITQGFKLVTLPGIKRFVILPLLINILLIGGAFWWLYNQLGEWIPSIMSYVPSWLQWLSYLLWPVAVITILLIFGYIFSTIANWIAAPFNGLLAEKLEAKLTGKPLPDTSIIKDIPRIMKREWLKLVYYLPRALLLLILYFIPGVGQTIFPVLWFLFSAWMLSIQYNDYPFDNHKVSFKDMKLTLSQEKVRNIQFGAVVSLFTMIPFLNLFIMPVAVCGATAMWVERYRGRLIGE; encoded by the coding sequence ATGACAATACAATCTGATCAATATGGCCAAACCGTTAAAAGTGGCTTTTACTATATCACACAAGGCTTTAAGCTTGTTACTCTTCCCGGTATCAAACGCTTTGTCATTCTCCCGCTGTTAATCAATATATTGCTAATCGGTGGGGCATTCTGGTGGTTATACAATCAGTTAGGTGAGTGGATCCCCTCTATTATGAGTTATGTTCCAAGCTGGCTACAATGGTTAAGTTATTTGCTTTGGCCTGTGGCAGTGATCACAATTCTGCTAATTTTTGGTTATATCTTTAGTACCATAGCAAACTGGATTGCTGCGCCATTTAATGGACTGCTGGCAGAAAAACTTGAAGCAAAACTAACAGGAAAACCATTACCTGATACCAGCATTATTAAAGATATTCCGCGCATCATGAAGCGCGAATGGCTAAAACTGGTCTATTACCTGCCTCGGGCTCTGCTGCTGCTGATCCTTTATTTCATTCCAGGTGTTGGCCAAACGATATTTCCTGTTCTGTGGTTTCTGTTCAGCGCCTGGATGCTTTCGATCCAGTACAACGACTACCCTTTCGATAACCACAAAGTCAGTTTTAAAGATATGAAACTAACACTGAGCCAGGAAAAAGTTCGAAACATACAGTTCGGCGCAGTCGTCAGTCTGTTTACCATGATACCGTTTCTTAATCTGTTTATTATGCCGGTTGCCGTGTGTGGTGCGACGGCGATGTGGGTGGAGAGGTATCGGGGGAGACTGATTGGGGAATGA
- the zipA gene encoding cell division protein ZipA yields MMQNLRLVLIVVGAIAILALLIHGLWISRKERSSIFRDKPLKRGITQENSKPFDSLEEGVGEVRVRPVSVSRADPLSAQEPVVDNDPLPEFSLVSNELKQSEPELGLEPEDDEVSPIQMSFDDVLAFPEESKAAESEAVEVTAASEQVQEETKAQLTDKPQELVIVLHVSALNGGSIVGDVLLQSILHAGFKFGAMGIFHRHVDPAGSGPVLFSLANMVKPGSFDPENMADFSTPGISMFMMVPSYGNAHQNFKLMLQSAQRIADDVGGVVLDDARHMITPQKLETYKAQIREVLENTSK; encoded by the coding sequence ATGATGCAGAATTTGCGTCTAGTATTGATAGTTGTTGGAGCTATAGCAATTTTAGCGTTGTTAATTCACGGTTTATGGATCAGCCGTAAGGAACGCTCGTCAATTTTTCGGGACAAACCACTAAAGCGTGGGATAACACAGGAAAACTCTAAACCTTTCGATTCTTTGGAAGAAGGGGTTGGAGAAGTTCGTGTGCGCCCAGTTTCAGTATCTCGAGCCGATCCTTTATCTGCCCAAGAACCGGTTGTGGATAATGACCCATTACCAGAGTTCTCATTGGTATCTAATGAGTTAAAACAGTCAGAGCCTGAATTAGGACTGGAACCTGAAGATGATGAGGTTTCACCAATTCAGATGTCTTTTGATGATGTTTTGGCTTTCCCTGAAGAATCTAAAGCGGCAGAGTCAGAAGCCGTTGAGGTTACAGCTGCTTCGGAGCAGGTACAGGAAGAGACTAAAGCCCAGTTAACAGATAAACCACAGGAACTGGTTATTGTATTGCATGTTTCTGCATTAAATGGCGGTAGTATCGTTGGAGATGTACTGCTACAAAGTATTTTGCATGCAGGATTTAAGTTTGGCGCTATGGGTATATTCCATCGCCATGTGGATCCTGCAGGAAGTGGTCCTGTATTGTTTAGTCTGGCTAACATGGTTAAACCTGGTTCATTTGATCCGGAAAACATGGCTGATTTTTCAACGCCGGGTATTTCGATGTTTATGATGGTGCCATCTTATGGTAATGCTCATCAAAACTTTAAGCTGATGCTTCAGTCAGCACAACGCATTGCTGACGATGTTGGTGGCGTAGTTTTGGATGATGCCCGTCATATGATAACTCCGCAAAAGCTTGAAACGTATAAAGCCCAAATCAGAGAAGTACTTGAGAATACATCCAAGTAA
- a CDS encoding acyltransferase — protein sequence MHNERPLILFIRMLWYPYRRIRNLFYQKAFNTKKLCVGDNSILRGTQNIFIGYNVNLGNQTWIDAINSGEIRIGNNVSFSQNVHVASVCKVIIGDGCLIGSDVLITDHDHSFDHNELSVLPKERPLIVKGETILGKNIWLGDNAKILSGVNLGDNVIVAANSVVTKSFPTNTVLAGAPAKIIRHIP from the coding sequence GTGCATAACGAGCGACCACTTATTCTTTTTATTAGAATGTTATGGTATCCATATAGAAGAATTAGAAATCTTTTTTATCAAAAAGCGTTTAATACTAAAAAATTGTGTGTTGGTGATAATTCTATATTACGTGGAACACAAAATATTTTCATTGGATATAATGTTAATTTGGGTAATCAAACTTGGATTGATGCTATTAATAGTGGAGAGATCAGAATTGGCAATAATGTTTCATTTAGTCAAAATGTACATGTGGCATCTGTATGTAAAGTAATCATTGGTGATGGCTGCCTTATTGGAAGTGATGTTTTAATCACTGATCATGACCATTCATTTGATCACAATGAGTTAAGTGTACTGCCAAAAGAAAGACCCTTAATTGTTAAAGGAGAAACTATTTTAGGGAAGAATATTTGGTTAGGTGATAATGCGAAAATTTTATCAGGAGTTAATCTTGGTGATAATGTCATTGTAGCAGCTAATTCAGTTGTAACAAAATCCTTTCCTACAAATACTGTACTTGCTGGAGCTCCAGCAAAAATTATTCGACACATACCCTAA
- a CDS encoding DUF3820 family protein, with translation MIEKEHLLQIANTPMPFGKYKGRMLVDLPDEYLLWFAKKGFPAGSLGQLMELTLALKIEGLDSVIRPLKRV, from the coding sequence ATGATAGAAAAAGAACATTTGCTTCAGATTGCCAACACGCCAATGCCGTTTGGTAAATATAAAGGCAGAATGTTGGTGGATTTACCTGACGAGTATCTATTATGGTTTGCGAAAAAAGGTTTTCCTGCAGGCTCATTAGGACAACTGATGGAACTGACATTAGCATTAAAGATAGAAGGGTTAGATAGTGTTATCCGGCCATTAAAACGAGTATAG
- the gltX gene encoding glutamate--tRNA ligase, producing MKIKTRFAPSPTGDLHVGGARTALYSWLFSRHFGGEFVLRIEDTDLERSTQKAIDAIMDGMNWLGIDWDEGPYFQTKRFDRYNAVIDEMLTAGTAYKCYCSKERLEALREEQMARGEKARYDGHCRHDQCNHADNEPHVVRFLNPQEGSVIFDDKIRGPIEISNQELDDLIIRRTDGAPTYNFCVVVDDWDMEITHVIRGEDHINNTPRQINILKALGAPIPEYAHVSMILGDDGQKLSKRNGAASVMQYRDAGYLPEALLNYLVRLGWSHGDQEIFSVDEMKQLFTLDAVSKSASAFNTEKLQWLNHHYINHLPPEYVAVHLSWHIHEQGFNTQNGPQLVEIVQLLGERCKTLKEMAESCRYFYEEFDEFDADAAKKHLRPVAKEPLDLVRIKLSAISDWTVENVHHAIESTATELEVGMGKVGMPLRVAVTGCGQSPAVDATVHAVGKSRSLARIDRALAFIAEREAQQ from the coding sequence ATGAAAATAAAAACACGTTTTGCTCCAAGTCCAACCGGTGATTTACACGTCGGTGGTGCCCGTACCGCGCTTTATTCCTGGCTGTTTTCACGTCATTTTGGCGGTGAGTTTGTCTTACGAATTGAAGATACTGACCTGGAACGCTCAACCCAAAAAGCAATAGATGCGATTATGGATGGTATGAACTGGTTAGGTATTGATTGGGATGAAGGTCCTTATTTTCAGACCAAGCGTTTTGACCGCTACAATGCGGTTATTGATGAAATGTTAACTGCGGGTACTGCTTATAAGTGTTATTGCTCTAAAGAGCGTCTGGAAGCATTACGTGAAGAGCAAATGGCTCGCGGTGAAAAAGCGCGTTATGACGGCCATTGTCGCCATGACCAGTGTAATCATGCTGATAATGAACCTCATGTGGTGCGTTTTTTGAACCCACAGGAAGGCTCAGTTATTTTTGATGACAAAATCCGTGGCCCGATTGAAATCAGCAACCAGGAGCTGGACGATTTAATTATCCGTCGTACCGATGGCGCTCCAACCTATAACTTCTGTGTAGTGGTTGATGATTGGGATATGGAAATTACTCATGTCATTCGTGGGGAAGACCATATTAATAATACACCTCGCCAAATTAATATTCTGAAAGCTCTGGGTGCGCCTATTCCTGAATATGCGCATGTTTCGATGATTCTGGGTGATGATGGACAAAAGCTGTCTAAACGCAATGGCGCTGCCAGTGTGATGCAATATCGTGATGCGGGTTATTTACCAGAGGCGCTGCTGAACTATCTGGTTCGTCTGGGCTGGTCTCATGGCGATCAGGAAATTTTTAGCGTTGACGAAATGAAACAACTGTTTACTCTGGATGCTGTTAGCAAATCAGCCAGCGCATTTAATACTGAAAAGTTACAGTGGTTAAACCATCATTATATTAATCATTTGCCGCCAGAGTATGTTGCTGTTCATTTATCATGGCATATTCATGAGCAAGGTTTTAATACTCAAAATGGTCCGCAGTTAGTAGAAATAGTGCAACTGTTGGGGGAGCGCTGTAAGACCCTGAAGGAAATGGCTGAGTCTTGTCGCTATTTTTATGAAGAGTTTGATGAGTTTGATGCTGATGCAGCGAAGAAACATCTGCGTCCGGTAGCTAAAGAGCCTCTGGATTTGGTTCGGATTAAGTTAAGTGCGATTAGTGACTGGACCGTCGAAAATGTGCATCATGCAATTGAAAGCACTGCTACTGAACTGGAAGTAGGGATGGGTAAAGTTGGTATGCCGTTGCGTGTTGCGGTAACCGGATGCGGTCAGTCTCCGGCAGTTGATGCAACTGTTCATGCGGTTGGAAAATCTCGCAGTCTGGCCCGTATTGATCGCGCACTGGCATTTATTGCTGAGCGTGAAGCTCAACAATAA